The segment TTTTGAGCAAGACGGCTTCTCGGCCGATGCCGACGACCATATCCAGCAAACCATTGCTTCTGCCTTTGCTGATTATTCCTTGGAATTAGGAACATTCAGTCTGCAAGCCGGATTACGGTATGAATACCAAAAGACGCATTATTACGAAGCAGGTATCTTTCAGCCCTCACAAAGTCCGGACTATCATCATGTCTTGCCGGTGATTTCTGTTTCCTATCGAAAAGGCGACTGGAATGCCGGTTTAGGCTTCAAGCTAAACAAAATCAATCCGGATTATACTATGCTATCAAGTGCCATTTCTTATATCAACAAGTATCAATACAGCAACGGTAATCCGCATCTGGTTCCGCAAATACATCGGAACCTTTCCTTAGATGGCGGCTGGAAATGGATCAATATCTCCCTATTTTATGATCATACGTTGGATATGTACACCTCATACCTCAAGCCTTACCATGATGAAACCCATCCGGGCGTTTCTCTTCATACAAAAGCAAGTATTCCACATACCTATGCATATGGTGGAGGAATCTACGCCAGTCCTAAAATCGGTTGTTGGCAACCCAACATCAGTGCTGATGTTTTCTGGTTTCACTCGGATGCACGTTCGTTAGGAATCGAGCAGTATTGGAACGAGCCTCAGTTTAGTTTCCGACTCGACAATAACTTCTTGCTGCCTCAAGGCTGGTATATCAACCTGACTGGAAGTATCAATACACAAGCTAGGCAGAGTTACGCCATCTTCAACCGGCAAGGAAGAGTGGATCTCCGCATCTCCAAAACATTCCTGCCGGACCAAAGTTTACAAATATCATTAGCAGGATATGACCTGTTCCGCACGGCCAAACGTACTCGTTTCGAACATATCTATGGAGACCGAACAAACACGTATGCCGACGGTTACATGGACAGCCAACGCATCGGAGTACGTGTCAGCTATAAATTCAATGCGACTAAGAGCAAGTACAAAGGTTCAGGAGCCGGACAAAGCGAGAAGAGCCGATTATAGGTTACAAGTTGACAAGGACTTGGTTACTTGAGAAAACCTTGTTAACTCGTTACCTTGTCAACTCGTCAACTAAAAAACGCTACCTTTGCCGCCGGACAGAAAACGAATGTGAATGATTTGGAAAAAGAAGACCGACGATAAGACAACCGCTTTCGAGGGTTTGTTCCGTCAGCAATACCCGCCTTTGGTACGGCATGCCACGCAGCTTTTGGGCGATCCGGAAGAAGCAAGGGATGTGGTGGGCGAAGCCATGGAACAAGCCTGGCAACGGTGGGACACATTGGCTGAAGCACAACGTGCCTCATGGCTTTTTACTACGGTCCGGCATCTGGCTCTTAACCGGCTCAAGCACAGGCAAGTAGTAACCAATCATGTGGAAGCCATCCGCGAAGCAACGGTATTCGATCTGCAAGCCCGGTATTGGGAACACGAACGTCTGCTTCGTCAAGCCGAAGCAGTTGTAGAAGCTTTAGGTGAACCCACGCGGACGATTGTACGCCTCTGCTATTTCGAGCAAAATACTTACCGGGCAGCCGCCGAAAGGCTGGGCATCAGTCCGGATACAGTCAAGAAACATATCTCCAAAGCCTTGCGTGCCTTACGTGAAGCCTTGGGGAAGAAAGGAGATGAACGATGAACGACGAAGAAAAGAACATGTATAGCGATGAAGACCTGCGTCTGCTTCAGGTATTGGGTGAGGCGGCAGGCGAGCAACCTTCGGCCGAAGAAACCGAAAAGGTATGGCAGCAATTCCGGCAACAACACCGGCAACGTCAGAACAACCGATATATATGGGCCAGCGTGGCGGCAGCCGTGGTCTGTCTCCTCGTCTTAGGCCTTCCTTTCGTTGGGGAACGGACGAACGAGCGCCCCATCGAACTCTATGCGGCCTTGGATGTACCTTCCGAAACGACAACCGTCGAAGCGGGTGATTCCATCGTTCTTTCCACACCACCGGAACAAACAGCCGAAGTCCGGCTTTCCGACGGAACACGGATTGTCTTGGGAGCCAACTCTCGTCTGGCATATCCTCGTTCGTTTGCCTTGGATGCTCCACGCGAAGTCCGCTTGTCCGGCGAAGCTCGCTTTGAAGTTGCACACGATGCCAATCATCCTTTCTGGGTAATATCAGGTGAAATGCGTACCGAAGTACTGGGAACCGTCTTCGATGTGAACGCCTATCCTGGCAGTCGTGCTCGGGTCATCTTGTACGAAGGCCATGTACGAATCGGCCATCAGCAGGAACAACTCGACATTCATCCGGGGCAACAGGCAGTATTGCAAGACAACCGCCACTTGAATATCACCAGCGTAAACCTGAAACAAGCCGGCAGTTGGACCGAAGGCCTCTTCGATTACGATAATATGCCACTGGGAGAAGTGATGAAACATATCGGCACGTGGTACAACGTCAGTATCACAGCGCAATCAGAGTCTTTCTTGGAGCGTCGCATCCATTTCCGTTTTCCTCGCACGGCTTCTCTTAACGAAGTCGTCACCGCACTGAACGATCTGGGTGTAGCCCGCATCACTTTCCATCATCAAACTTTGCAGGTAGAGAAACCCTAATCTGCTGCCTGCAAAGTCAAATTTAGACCTCTAAATGGGAATTTCGATAGTGATGAAACTCTCATTTATAGGCGGTATTTGAATACTTAGACATTTTCAATTCACCAATCGAGAAGTTGCCTTGATCACTTTATAATAATCAGATTTTACATCATCTTTATATTGAATCATTCTATATTTACCAGCTCCAACATTATAGGAACCTCCTAACCCTAAATGATCATAGGTAAAATCAACTTCTATCAAATTACTGGGTCCAGGAGTATAATCATATTGCTTAGCCGGCAATGTGTTTTTTATGAACAACATTTTAAACCCTTGATATTGATATTCTACAAAATAGGCATTATCACACTCTACGCCCAACACCTTCTCTGTCCAGCCCATACCTTTTAAACAATCAACCACAAAAAACATTTGATCATCTTTTAGTCCTGCTGAATTATAACCACAGATTACTTTTAATAATTCTCTAAAACAATCTATTTGAAAATTAAGATTTTCATACTTTGTATATAAATCCATAGCGTCATCAGGAGCAAACATGGAACATATGTCACTAACAGGTTTTCTTATTTTTTCTAAAGTTTCAAATGCAACCAAGGTATTCTTATGAACATTCGGATGTTGACAAAATGAAGCTATGGCATCATATGTCAAATCTTCTAGTTGTTGATAAGCTCCATAAGCTCTATCCTCCGAACTTTGCGAATACAAGTTCAAACATGATAATAAACAAACTAATAATATAGATAGTCGTCCTTTTATCGTCATACTACTTTCTTTTTGGCACATAAACTTTCCTCCCCTTATTATTTATATAATATTGTCCTCCTTTCGGACCTGTTTGAATAGTTTTTCCTTTTCCATATTTATAGGCCTCTCGTGAATAATCCTTTGCTCTCAGTCCTTTCTCCTTCGTATATGGATTTCGATTCGGTTTAGTAGAGAAATTATCGTGATTTGTCTTATTGGAATTAGTCTTATAATGTCCTTGGACATAGGTTCCATCTTTCTTTACATATCCTTTCTGATACCGAACAGAAGAATTTACAGATTGGGCATTAGCCACAAAAATTCCACTAACTAAAAAATTTAACAGTAAGAATAAACAAGCAAAATGTTTCATTTTCATAGGAACTTTATATTTAGATTGTTGTTAAAAATGTACGAGATATGTATCCGATATGTCCTTTTAAATTTACCTTCACGTAAAATTCCCCATCTTCAATAACTTGGATTCGTTCAGTCAAATCTGATTTCTGGAGTCTATACAGGATAAAAGAATTAGGATTTGGCATTGACCTCAAGACTAAAATATCTAACATTTTAAAATAATCTGATTTTATTTTAGCAAAACCTATAGCACTTAAATTAGTGTTTATATTAGCCCTTTGTCTTTCAACTTCCTGAGCTTGTTTTGTTTCATAATCTTTATTATACTGCCATATATCCTCGAAAAAATAAAAATAATAATCTCCCGTCTGTGCCCTCCCATTCACTATTTTTATCTCTATATCAGAAATAGACTGAGTTCCAAAATCTACTGCTGCGATTTCATTATTGTTATTTACATAAGCCTTAACCTCAACTAATAAATCCTCTTTTTGACACAACCATATAGCCTGATGCCAACCCTCTTTTATTTTATTAGGATAACGAGGATAAGAATTATATGTACTTAGTGATTTTTGAATTAATTCTCGTATTTTTATTTTCTTTTGTTTAGCCAAAGCTCCCAACTGCAATAGAGCATCATAATTTGGAGAAACATACATATTACCATAAATGGTCTGCGCCGGAGTATCATAGCGATTAACTTGTGCCTTAGAAAAAGTACTATACACAAGAAACAGAAACAGAAATAAAGATCTCATATGCAAATATTATTCCGCCCGTGTCTCCATCGTTCGGATTCTAAAACAAAAAAGAAAAGCGCGGAGACCATCGCTTATTACCACTTTGAGGCTCTGGACAGCCTATCAACAGATAATAAGACAATAGCTCCACGCCTAATGTAAGTATATAATCCACCCTTTAAGGATAGACCTATGCAAACACAGACGTAGAAACTATCTTGTCTATCATCCCTGTTGATTAGAATTGTCCAGATTCCAAAGTGGGATAATATCGAAACGCTTCTACGTTAATTCATTCAATACGTGACAAAGGTAATCTTTTTAACTGATTTTACCGAAATATCGCTGCCAATTATCTTTTCGTATTCAGATTTCTTAGTTTTACTCCATCTTTTTATTTATCAAGTTATAATACCTGATAAGGTACGCATCACCTTCCATCAGCAAACTTTGCAGGTAGAGAAACCCTGATCTGCTGCCTGCAAAGCTTGATTCTGTTCCTCTCAATCTCTGCCCAAACGACCTGCTCTGCTGGCAAAAGATAAATATCCGGAGGCAGAAACCTGTAAATTCCGGTTGAAATATCTTTCCTATATTGTGATATCTGCGCTTTATTCTCTATTTTTGTCAAAAAATAAAAAACATATGGCTGACAATATGGGGGAACATCTTTTGAACCGGATCAATTATCCGGCCGATTTGCACCAGCTTTCCGAAGAACAGCTGCCGGAAGTCTGTGCTGAATTGCGTCAATATATCATCGATGTTTTGTCGGAGAACCCGGGACATCTGGGAGCCAGCCTGGGAACCGTAGAACTGACTGTCGCCTTGCACTACGTATTTAATGCGCCGTATGATCGGATTGTCTGGGACGTAGGTCATCAGGCTTACGGACATAAAATCCTGACCGGAAGGCGGGAAGCATTTCATACATTACGTAAATTCGGTGGGATCAGTGGATTTCCTAATCCGGCAGAAAGCGAATATGA is part of the Parabacteroides sp. AD58 genome and harbors:
- a CDS encoding sigma-70 family RNA polymerase sigma factor; amino-acid sequence: MIWKKKTDDKTTAFEGLFRQQYPPLVRHATQLLGDPEEARDVVGEAMEQAWQRWDTLAEAQRASWLFTTVRHLALNRLKHRQVVTNHVEAIREATVFDLQARYWEHERLLRQAEAVVEALGEPTRTIVRLCYFEQNTYRAAAERLGISPDTVKKHISKALRALREALGKKGDER
- a CDS encoding FecR family protein, which translates into the protein MNDEEKNMYSDEDLRLLQVLGEAAGEQPSAEETEKVWQQFRQQHRQRQNNRYIWASVAAAVVCLLVLGLPFVGERTNERPIELYAALDVPSETTTVEAGDSIVLSTPPEQTAEVRLSDGTRIVLGANSRLAYPRSFALDAPREVRLSGEARFEVAHDANHPFWVISGEMRTEVLGTVFDVNAYPGSRARVILYEGHVRIGHQQEQLDIHPGQQAVLQDNRHLNITSVNLKQAGSWTEGLFDYDNMPLGEVMKHIGTWYNVSITAQSESFLERRIHFRFPRTASLNEVVTALNDLGVARITFHHQTLQVEKP